A portion of the bacterium genome contains these proteins:
- a CDS encoding sulfatase produces MPENRRSRLLPRRGMSLFLLPALLAAGGCSGKGDALSGRYEGSNLVVLIVDTLRADHLGCYGYPRPTTPRIDGLAGESLVFDNATVPIGITLPSHASILTGLYPQNTGSFRNYGRLDDRLLTLAEVLKDRGYRTGAVVGTAVLKSSKNLGQGFDAYLENFASREWVPGSKNQVKRRKGTAEDGLRLAREWIEEDPGRPFFLMVNLYDVHAPFILPPEFQGRFRSRGDDPEMAARFGEEGWRSVAGDPDKAALIDDYDAALAYTDAEIGKFLDALEREGLDGETIVVVTADHGEELYQHRDYASHGMYLYDGETRVPLLIRLPDRTRTGRVETVAESVDLFPSLLDLLGIRTEAAVDGVSMIPALEGAGTGKRRAFAMRLPEDERGRPLPRQFMVRDGDTKLIHTLGGETELYRLDRDPWERNDLAAGGGADARTRGLIRSGREWYREEAVDNAAAATLDGETAEDLRALGYLQ; encoded by the coding sequence ATGCCTGAAAATCGCAGATCCCGTTTGCTCCCCCGGCGCGGAATGTCCCTGTTTTTGCTCCCCGCCCTGCTGGCGGCGGGGGGGTGTTCCGGAAAAGGGGACGCGCTTTCCGGGAGGTACGAAGGGTCCAACCTGGTCGTTCTGATCGTCGACACCCTCCGCGCCGACCACCTGGGTTGCTACGGCTACCCGCGCCCCACCACGCCCCGGATCGACGGCCTGGCCGGAGAAAGCCTTGTTTTCGACAACGCCACCGTCCCCATCGGCATCACCCTGCCCTCCCACGCTTCGATCCTCACCGGCCTCTACCCCCAGAACACCGGGAGTTTCAGAAACTACGGGCGCCTCGACGACCGCCTGCTCACCCTGGCCGAAGTCCTGAAAGACCGCGGGTACCGGACCGGGGCGGTGGTCGGCACCGCCGTGCTCAAAAGTTCCAAGAACCTGGGCCAGGGGTTCGACGCCTACCTGGAAAACTTCGCCAGCCGGGAGTGGGTTCCCGGGAGCAAGAACCAGGTGAAACGGCGCAAGGGCACGGCCGAGGACGGTCTGCGCCTGGCGCGGGAATGGATCGAGGAGGACCCCGGCCGGCCTTTCTTCCTCATGGTCAACCTCTACGACGTCCACGCGCCCTTTATCCTCCCCCCCGAATTCCAGGGGCGCTTCCGCAGCCGCGGCGACGACCCGGAGATGGCGGCGCGGTTCGGAGAGGAAGGCTGGAGGAGCGTGGCCGGCGACCCGGACAAAGCCGCATTGATCGACGACTACGACGCCGCCCTGGCCTATACCGACGCGGAGATCGGGAAGTTCCTGGACGCGCTGGAACGGGAGGGACTGGACGGCGAGACCATCGTGGTCGTCACCGCCGACCACGGCGAAGAGCTCTACCAGCACCGCGACTACGCCAGCCACGGGATGTATCTCTACGACGGGGAGACCCGGGTTCCCCTCCTCATCCGTCTCCCGGACCGGACCCGAACCGGGCGGGTCGAAACCGTGGCGGAATCGGTCGACCTTTTCCCTTCCCTTCTCGATCTGTTGGGAATCAGGACGGAGGCGGCGGTGGACGGGGTGAGCATGATCCCGGCCCTGGAAGGGGCCGGGACGGGAAAGCGCCGGGCGTTCGCCATGCGCCTGCCCGAGGACGAGCGGGGCCGCCCCCTCCCCCGCCAGTTCATGGTCAGGGACGGCGACACCAAGCTCATCCACACCCTCGGGGGAGAAACCGAACTCTACCGGCTCGACCGCGACCCCTGGGAACGGAACGACCTCGCCGCCGGGGGGGGTGCCGACGCCCGGACGCGCGGCCTGATCCGGTCCGGACGGGAGTGGTACCGGGAGGAGGCGGTCGACAACGCCGCGGCGGCGACGTTGGACGGGGAAACCGCCGAAGACCTGCGCGCCCTGGGCTACCTGCAGTAG
- a CDS encoding class I SAM-dependent methyltransferase has protein sequence MRSLAGGDLAAGNLKTLVHPVNCWRHAAFRFVRDRLKIEPGERVFDLGSPKLFSLYAADRLRAEVWAADLSGYFLRRLRRYRRVRNVPENRLPFLLLDGRRLPLTERFHKFFSISVVEHIPGDGDRECMRELGRILLPGGRGAVTVPFSPRGEIQYRRDDFYWSGCYRGAEPGAHGRVFYQRVYSERDLEERLAAPSGLKLVELAFLGTRAPGAAVNRFASVPGPVQGLGRRLFISGPKADWRETGRPSAAFLVLEKAR, from the coding sequence TTGAGATCGTTGGCGGGGGGCGACCTGGCGGCCGGCAACCTGAAAACGCTGGTCCACCCGGTCAACTGCTGGAGACACGCCGCCTTCCGCTTCGTCCGCGACCGCCTGAAGATCGAACCGGGCGAGCGGGTCTTCGACCTGGGCAGCCCCAAGCTTTTCTCGCTCTACGCCGCCGACCGCCTGCGGGCGGAAGTCTGGGCCGCCGACCTCAGCGGCTATTTTCTCCGGCGGTTGCGCCGTTACCGGCGCGTCCGGAACGTTCCCGAAAACCGTCTCCCTTTTCTCCTGCTCGACGGGCGCCGCCTTCCCCTGACGGAGCGCTTTCACAAGTTCTTCAGCATCTCCGTGGTCGAACACATTCCCGGAGACGGCGACCGCGAATGCATGCGCGAACTGGGCCGGATTCTTCTCCCCGGCGGCCGGGGCGCGGTCACCGTCCCCTTCTCCCCCCGGGGGGAGATCCAGTACCGGCGGGACGATTTCTACTGGTCCGGCTGTTACCGGGGGGCGGAGCCGGGCGCGCACGGGCGGGTCTTCTATCAGCGGGTCTACTCCGAGCGCGACCTGGAGGAACGGCTGGCCGCGCCCTCGGGACTGAAGCTGGTCGAGCTGGCGTTTCTCGGGACCCGGGCGCCCGGGGCGGCGGTGAACCGGTTCGCCTCCGTTCCCGGCCCGGTTCAGGGGCTGGGGCGGCGGCTCTTCATCTCCGGCCCCAAGGCGGATTGGCGGGAAACGGGGAGACCGTCGGCGGCCTTCCTCGTCCTGGAGAAAGCGAGGTGA